From Chryseobacterium shandongense, the proteins below share one genomic window:
- a CDS encoding electron transfer flavoprotein subunit alpha/FixB family protein, protein MAVFVYAENINGVYKKAAFEAVSYAKAVADQAGDTVTAISINPTDSSDLLYKYGASNVINIKDEGLKNFSAKAYAQAVSEVANGNIIVFPHTTDASSVAPMLAVMNGHSLITNVLDAPESLSPFQVKRRAFSGKGFMHAKAESAGVIITVSQNAYGVKENSVSGTEEVKNLSVANEDTKVISHEQSSGKLDLKEAEVVVSAGRGMKGPENWGMIEELANVLGAATACSKPVSDIGWRPHTEHVGQTGKAISPNLYIAVGISGAIQHLAGVNSSKTIVVINSDAEAPFYKSADYGVVGDAFQIIPALTEKIKALKG, encoded by the coding sequence ATGGCAGTATTCGTATACGCAGAAAATATAAACGGAGTTTACAAAAAAGCAGCCTTTGAAGCAGTTTCTTATGCCAAAGCTGTTGCAGATCAGGCTGGAGATACAGTGACTGCAATCTCTATAAACCCAACCGATTCTTCAGATTTATTATACAAATATGGAGCATCCAATGTAATCAACATCAAAGACGAAGGTCTTAAAAATTTCTCGGCAAAAGCTTATGCTCAGGCAGTAAGTGAGGTGGCAAACGGAAATATCATTGTTTTTCCTCATACTACAGATGCTTCATCTGTCGCTCCGATGCTTGCAGTAATGAACGGACATTCTTTAATTACCAACGTATTGGACGCGCCGGAAAGTCTATCACCATTCCAGGTAAAAAGAAGAGCTTTCTCAGGAAAAGGTTTCATGCATGCAAAAGCTGAATCGGCAGGGGTTATTATTACCGTTTCACAAAATGCTTATGGAGTAAAAGAAAATTCGGTTTCCGGAACAGAAGAAGTAAAAAATCTATCGGTTGCCAATGAAGATACGAAAGTAATCTCTCATGAACAAAGCTCAGGAAAACTGGACCTTAAAGAAGCTGAAGTTGTTGTTTCTGCAGGTAGAGGAATGAAAGGTCCGGAAAACTGGGGAATGATTGAAGAGCTGGCAAATGTTTTAGGAGCTGCTACAGCATGTTCCAAGCCGGTTTCGGATATTGGATGGAGACCTCACACAGAACACGTAGGACAAACAGGTAAGGCCATTTCTCCGAATTTATACATTGCTGTAGGGATTTCAGGAGCAATTCAGCACTTGGCCGGAGTAAATTCTTCAAAAACAATTGTAGTAATCAACAGCGATGCGGAAGCACCATTCTACAAGTCTGCTGATTATGGTGTTGTAGGGGATGCTTTCCAGATTATTCCTGCATTAACTGAAAAAATTAAAGCATTAAAAGGATAA